The Juglans microcarpa x Juglans regia isolate MS1-56 chromosome 2S, Jm3101_v1.0, whole genome shotgun sequence genome has a window encoding:
- the LOC121253293 gene encoding transmembrane protein 234 homolog isoform X7 yields the protein MIGDVEKMVAVGLVWGATNAIMRRGALLWDQALESTSRPPPETHPSKLHHKFLASLKNWLTLLSIWQYSVPFLINLSASATFFAILGQTPISLTVPVTNATTFAATAVFGMLLGEKTRVGHALLGWVRIL from the exons ATGATCGGAGACGTAGAGAAAATGGTCGCAGTGGGCCTCGTCTGGGGCGCCACCAACGCCATCATGCGCCGCGGTGCGCTCCTCTGGGACCAGGCCCTCGAATCTACTTCGAGACCACCACCAGAAACCCACCCATCCAAGCTCCACCACAAATTCCTCGCTTCCCTCAAGAACTGGCTCACCCTCCTCTCGATCTGGCAGTATTCCGTCCCCTTCTTGATCAATCTCTCAGCCTCCGCTACTTTCTTCGCTATTCTGGGACAAACTCCCATCTCTCTAACTGTGCCTGTCACCAACGCCACGACGTTTGCCGCCACGGCCGTGTTCGGGATGCTGCTGGGGGAGAAGACCCGCGTCGGCCACGCTTTGCTTG GGTGGGTACGCATACTTTGA
- the LOC121253293 gene encoding transmembrane protein 234 homolog isoform X4, translating into MIGDVEKMVAVGLVWGATNAIMRRGALLWDQALESTSRPPPETHPSKLHHKFLASLKNWLTLLSIWQYSVPFLINLSASATFFAILGQTPISLTVPVTNATTFAATAVFGMLLGEKTRVGHALLGNAFSVGQFNR; encoded by the coding sequence ATGATCGGAGACGTAGAGAAAATGGTCGCAGTGGGCCTCGTCTGGGGCGCCACCAACGCCATCATGCGCCGCGGTGCGCTCCTCTGGGACCAGGCCCTCGAATCTACTTCGAGACCACCACCAGAAACCCACCCATCCAAGCTCCACCACAAATTCCTCGCTTCCCTCAAGAACTGGCTCACCCTCCTCTCGATCTGGCAGTATTCCGTCCCCTTCTTGATCAATCTCTCAGCCTCCGCTACTTTCTTCGCTATTCTGGGACAAACTCCCATCTCTCTAACTGTGCCTGTCACCAACGCCACGACGTTTGCCGCCACGGCCGTGTTCGGGATGCTGCTGGGGGAGAAGACCCGCGTCGGCCACGCTTTGCTTG
- the LOC121253293 gene encoding transmembrane protein 234 homolog isoform X5 has product MIGDVEKMVAVGLVWGATNAIMRRGALLWDQALESTSRPPPETHPSKLHHKFLASLKNWLTLLSIWQYSVPFLINLSASATFFAILGQTPISLTVPVTNATTFAATAVFGMLLGEKTRVGHALLGLPRKPSGYY; this is encoded by the coding sequence ATGATCGGAGACGTAGAGAAAATGGTCGCAGTGGGCCTCGTCTGGGGCGCCACCAACGCCATCATGCGCCGCGGTGCGCTCCTCTGGGACCAGGCCCTCGAATCTACTTCGAGACCACCACCAGAAACCCACCCATCCAAGCTCCACCACAAATTCCTCGCTTCCCTCAAGAACTGGCTCACCCTCCTCTCGATCTGGCAGTATTCCGTCCCCTTCTTGATCAATCTCTCAGCCTCCGCTACTTTCTTCGCTATTCTGGGACAAACTCCCATCTCTCTAACTGTGCCTGTCACCAACGCCACGACGTTTGCCGCCACGGCCGTGTTCGGGATGCTGCTGGGGGAGAAGACCCGCGTCGGCCACGCTTTGCTTG
- the LOC121253293 gene encoding transmembrane protein 234 homolog isoform X2, which yields MIGDVEKMVAVGLVWGATNAIMRRGALLWDQALESTSRPPPETHPSKLHHKFLASLKNWLTLLSIWQYSVPFLINLSASATFFAILGQTPISLTVPVTNATTFAATAVFGMLLGEKTRVGHALLGTISRRRGRGCSQQKGYLEALSP from the exons ATGATCGGAGACGTAGAGAAAATGGTCGCAGTGGGCCTCGTCTGGGGCGCCACCAACGCCATCATGCGCCGCGGTGCGCTCCTCTGGGACCAGGCCCTCGAATCTACTTCGAGACCACCACCAGAAACCCACCCATCCAAGCTCCACCACAAATTCCTCGCTTCCCTCAAGAACTGGCTCACCCTCCTCTCGATCTGGCAGTATTCCGTCCCCTTCTTGATCAATCTCTCAGCCTCCGCTACTTTCTTCGCTATTCTGGGACAAACTCCCATCTCTCTAACTGTGCCTGTCACCAACGCCACGACGTTTGCCGCCACGGCCGTGTTCGGGATGCTGCTGGGGGAGAAGACCCGCGTCGGCCACGCTTTGCTTG GTACAATTTCACGGAGAAGAGGGAGAGGCTGCTCTCAGCAAAAGGGATACTTGGAGGCTTTATCCCCATAG
- the LOC121253293 gene encoding transmembrane protein 234 homolog isoform X3, which produces MIGDVEKMVAVGLVWGATNAIMRRGALLWDQALESTSRPPPETHPSKLHHKFLASLKNWLTLLSIWQYSVPFLINLSASATFFAILGQTPISLTVPVTNATTFAATAVFGMLLGEKTRVGHALLGNDNEKDTGSYALY; this is translated from the exons ATGATCGGAGACGTAGAGAAAATGGTCGCAGTGGGCCTCGTCTGGGGCGCCACCAACGCCATCATGCGCCGCGGTGCGCTCCTCTGGGACCAGGCCCTCGAATCTACTTCGAGACCACCACCAGAAACCCACCCATCCAAGCTCCACCACAAATTCCTCGCTTCCCTCAAGAACTGGCTCACCCTCCTCTCGATCTGGCAGTATTCCGTCCCCTTCTTGATCAATCTCTCAGCCTCCGCTACTTTCTTCGCTATTCTGGGACAAACTCCCATCTCTCTAACTGTGCCTGTCACCAACGCCACGACGTTTGCCGCCACGGCCGTGTTCGGGATGCTGCTGGGGGAGAAGACCCGCGTCGGCCACGCTTTGCTTG GAAATGACAATGAAAAGGATACTGGAAGCTATGCTCTTTATTGA
- the LOC121253293 gene encoding transmembrane protein 234 homolog isoform X6: MIGDVEKMVAVGLVWGATNAIMRRGALLWDQALESTSRPPPETHPSKLHHKFLASLKNWLTLLSIWQYSVPFLINLSASATFFAILGQTPISLTVPVTNATTFAATAVFGMLLGEKTRVGHALLEAGLQYLY, encoded by the exons ATGATCGGAGACGTAGAGAAAATGGTCGCAGTGGGCCTCGTCTGGGGCGCCACCAACGCCATCATGCGCCGCGGTGCGCTCCTCTGGGACCAGGCCCTCGAATCTACTTCGAGACCACCACCAGAAACCCACCCATCCAAGCTCCACCACAAATTCCTCGCTTCCCTCAAGAACTGGCTCACCCTCCTCTCGATCTGGCAGTATTCCGTCCCCTTCTTGATCAATCTCTCAGCCTCCGCTACTTTCTTCGCTATTCTGGGACAAACTCCCATCTCTCTAACTGTGCCTGTCACCAACGCCACGACGTTTGCCGCCACGGCCGTGTTCGGGATGCTGCTGGGGGAGAAGACCCGCGTCGGCCACGCTTTGCTTG AGGCCGGACTACAATATCTATACTAG